The DNA region TGTGATGCAGCCGTTGATGTCGAGCCCTACCGTGTGGAGCTCAGGCACCTTCGACTGCTTCAATGACATGGCCTCATGTGAGTGTAGCAGACAGTCCCCTGACTGAGTTTACAGATGAACACAAAGCACTGTAATTTTCCTCTTTGCTTGTCTACAAGCAGTGATTGGCAACTGGGGTTCAGAAGCCCAGgcccacatattccaaatgacctggttttacttgGCCAAATGCCCTCATtttacaggtaaaacaaggtgttttggaatatgtggcattggATTGGATTGAAACTTCAAGCTGGCCATCACTGCCTACAAACTGCAGAATAGTCTCTCAATCAAAatgtagactaggcctactcctACAAAATCTGCAGTTGGAGTGGTGCTGTTATAGCCCTTTCAGCACTGGCAAAGTGATAAAGTGCCTGTCGCAAATAAagtgaaagaaaaagtgaaagcccattaggaaactccaactcccattgtcattgtgacacagcactccacagcacacaagtgaacactgcacgctgcacacaacgaaattgcatttatgcctcacccgtgcaagggggcagccctcagtggcgccccatggggagcagtgcggtgggacggtaccatgctcagggtacctcagtcatggaggaggatgggggagagcactggtgggtcgggagtcgaaccggcaacctctgggatgcaagtctgacgccctaaccgctcacccatgactgcccaaatgaaTCCACCACTAAAAATGGTTATTGCAGATATTACTTTCAAAGCTGAGAAAACTTCCTAATGTTACTTTAATGTGCGGGGAAGGGGGGAAAACTAAATCCAATACTGAGTTGTATCTGCCTTTCTCATTGTCTGTCCCTTCGACCAGGCTGCTGTGCTTTGTGGTGCTATCCTTGCTTTGTTGGATCAACTCTCTCCGACTACAATGAAAACTGTGGGCTGATTTGTTGTGATGGTGGGGTTCCATCTCCCATCCACCTGGCCCTGCGATACGGAGTACGGAAGCAGTATGGGATACAGGTACACATTGTGGATCCAAGATTTGTGTCATGGCACTGGTTTTAGATGCTGCATTCTGCCATCACCATTGAAACTGTTATGGGACTGTAGGGAGACCCTCAATTTGAACTGGGGGTGTCATATCCCTTTAAATAACACTGTTGTCCTCTGGAAATGTAAATCGCTCATATGTAAAAACATCCAAACAACTACCAAACGGTCCCACATACTATTCGAAAGCAAGCTATGGTCAGTGTTGATAGAATCGGACAATGGCTGGGTCACCAGGAACACTTTCACACCACTTATTTCAGTCTCTGGACGGGGAGGCCCTCAATTTGATCTGGCCTATCCCTTCAAAGTGTGTATTTGGTG from Engraulis encrasicolus isolate BLACKSEA-1 chromosome 5, IST_EnEncr_1.0, whole genome shotgun sequence includes:
- the LOC134448540 gene encoding cornifelin homolog B-like → MAGTVTVMQPLMSSPTVWSSGTFDCFNDMASCCCALWCYPCFVGSTLSDYNENCGLICCDGGVPSPIHLALRYGVRKQYGIQGSLCDDWWQVCCCTACSMCQVAREIKIRKMQQQTTTVINVQPVNVQMPNPGYNPNPGYNPNPGYNPNPGY